The DNA segment ATCAAAGGCAAAAGGTAAGGTCCAATCGTTGGAATAAAACCAATATGCAGTGGACCGCTCATGTCTTTACCTTGCAAACTGGCCATCTCAGTAAAGGTTTTTACCTCACCAAGTACCCGCTTAGCTTGAGCCACCAGCTGCAAACCAGAATCGGTAAACAAAACTCGACGGCTACTTCTCTCGAGTAAAGAAGTCCCCAGTTCATCTTCCATTTTTCGTATTTGGCCACTCAAAGTGGGCTGACTCACAAAACAGGCCTCCGCAGCTTTGCGAAAGTGTTTATGCTCAGCTAATGCCACCAAATATTCAAAATCTCGGATATTCACGATTTAGACTCCGTAGTTAAAACTTAACCATTAAAGATTTATGGTTAAAAAATTTATGTTTATTAAAAGATTAGTAATGAGAAGAACTATAGTTAAAAACTATCAAAACAATAGCACTAAATGATTGGAGCTATCAAAGATTTTTGACCATATTTAAAGCGTTGGAGTTATAGCACGGACTTTCTGCACAAGGTTAGCCGTTCTATAACAAGTCGCGCACTCGACTACTTTTGAGGCCTCCCTTTTGGCCTCTTTTTTCTGCCAAACAAAAACAGAGGAGCAGAATATGAAAAAACTTCTGAACAACATGCGCAGCATGCAAGCAGGCTTTTACGCTGCCCTTTATTTCAGCGCAGAGCACGACACTCACTATTATTGGCAAGAGGACGAATAATGATGAGAGATCGCCTAATAAGAAAAAACCCCGTATCCAAGCCGGTTACGGGGCGCTCTTAAAAAACCATAGGGAGATTTTAAATTAAGAAAAAGCAGTGTACTTAGTATGAGTCGCTATTGAGTTGAAAGTTCCATTTCAGTCACTTCTTTATTTAATTTTATTTGCTGCAACGGCAACAACGAACAATGTAGCCGCCAAATTAAACCCGCCAATTTCACTTCTCCCGAGCGAGCTAATTGCTCACCCAGCACTTGAATATGCTGCAGTGAATCCGTTAATATCCCTTCATCTTGCTGATAATGAAAATGCCAGTCATGCGATTTAAAATAGGCTTGGCGAATGCGGATATTTTTGAACACCACCGTTAAATAGTGCGTCACTTCCGTCAATACCAAGCGCGCTTCTTCATTGTGTTGCTGACGTAACCGCTCCACAATGCTGTGGCAATTTAGGATCACAATCCCTAAGCGCAGTAGACCTATTCGTGTATCCTTATCTTGGCTTTGGCTCAATCGATTAATACCATCGAATACAAGGCCTTCAAACTCTGCACCATCAATCTTGCCGTTCTCACTCAACTGATACACCATCGACATACGCAAGAACTTGGCAATGCGTAATCCTTTTCGGCGATCCGAACTTGGCTTAATAATGCCAAAGGCAAAAATCGGCACAATAGAGCCAATTAACATTGCAATGCCAGAGTTTAGATACGTGCCGAAATCATAGGTTGGTGGGTTAGTGATCATCATAAAGGAACCCAGCATCACCACTAGCAATGCCCAAAACGCCCCTTGCTTCGGGTACTGTAAACGCAATAAATGCGCCGTGATCAAAAAGACAAAAATCACCACCGCAAACTGAACGAACTCTGACACCTGAACCATTAAACCGAATTTAAGGAAGAAGCAGACAACAAATAAAGCCACCAACGCATTCGTTTGTGCCAGCATAGCCGGCTTCGCTACCGGATAAGTGGCAAATAGCACACAGCTCACTCCAGCCAGCATTGCAGCGCCATAGCCCATACTCCAATTGCTTTCTATCCAAAACACACTCACTAACATCAAGCATGAAAAAGTGCGGAAGGCATTTAATAGTGCTTCAATACTGTCAGTATGACGACGTACCCGAGAGCGTTTTGGCATCACACCAAGCTGAATCACCCCGGTTTTGGTCCCGTTTTCTAATCCTTGTAGAATTTGCTCTGTCCGCAAAAAAGCTTTACAAAACTCCCTTAAGCGTAACCAGAATGCGTGGTATTTATAATCATGCTGCTCTTGCGGGCGAATAGTTGCGAGAATTTTACACAGCTCATATTGATTTACATTCGCGCTGGCGAGAAACGTTTGCAGCTCAAGTAACGTCTCTTTGATTTCTTGGGGTGCTTCAGGCCAGTTAAGCAACATACGACGCAGGCTCGACATCGAACTGGTGATGCTTAATTGCTGTTGCAAAACATGGTGTAAATAAGGGTCTTGCTCTCTCAACTGCTTATGTGTCCAGAAGGCTTGAATACGCAATAGATTCATCGACAAGATCTGATTGATCATTGAATGATGCGATTGACCTATGGTTTCTTGATTAGGATGGTCACTTTGCAGTAACAGGTTAAAGTGCTCCAGCAGGCGGTTTTGTGTATTTCTCAAGGTCGAAAGCAAGGTTTGTCCATCCGATGTGCTAGGCAAAATCATCATCATCACGCCAGCACAGACAATACCTAGTACCACTTCACATACCCGAGCTTGAGCGACTGTAAATAACGTATGTATATCGGTGGTATTGACCATACCATAAGAAATAATCGCAGCTGTATAGCCACTTAACGCAAAGGCATACGCCACATTATTCTCAAAATGGCTGGCGACATAAGTACAGATAGACAGCCACATCGCCATGTAAAAAACAAAGAGCCACGGCTCATTGATCGAGTAACCGACAATCAAAATCGATGCAAATGCGCCAATAAAACTTCCCACAATTCGACCTAGACTTTTACTGATCACGCCACCAAAAGTCGGGAACCCCACTACCGCCGCAGAGGTCATCGCCCAATAGGGTTTATCTAATTCCAGCACAAACCCTATATACAAAGCTAAAATGATGGCAATCGAATTTCGAAGAGCATATCGCCATTGAGGAGCCGTTGCTCTCCCCCACGGTGTTTGACGAATATCTAGCCATTGAAACGTCATCTTCGCTTACTCGTAATGCACAGAAATCGTACAGGTTGTACCCGCAATCAAACGCAGGTCTGTCGGTAAATCGGTCAATTTAAAGCGAACAGGTATACGTTGGGCCAAACGAACCCAAGGAACGTTAGGTTGAATATTGGCAAGCAATTCCGACGATGCACTTTCACTTTGATCGACAATGCCTCGGCCAATGCTTTCTACCACACCGGTGAGCTTTTGCTGATTTGAATACAGAGTGATATCGGCTTTATTACCTTTTTGAATGTGTTTGAGCTTGGTTTCTTCAAAGTAGCCTTGCACATAAAACGAGTTAGCATCAATCAAACCAATCATCGCCACCCCTAACAACGCATAGCGACCTTCTTTGGCTTTAAGGTGACTAATGTAACCATCCACCGGTGCATAGACTTTGCTTTGAGATAATTTCCAGTGTGCCTTTTCTAGTGAGGCTTGCGCCGATTTTAATTGTGCCTGAGCCGAATTAGCCGCAATGCGTGCTTCATCTAACTCTTCTTTTGAAATCACATTCGCTCGCATATTACGGCGACGAGTATATTCATTGTTGGCTTTTTCTAAGTTGGATTTGGCTGTGGCTAAGCTGGCATCCGCTTCTTTGATTTCAATTTCAAAAGGTACAGGATCGATCTCCATCAACAGATCGCCTTTTTTGACAAACTGGTTATCACGGATAGGAAGATTCACCACCACGCCATTGACGTTTGCTGCAATATCCACGACATCGGCTCGAATTTTTCCATCACGCGTCCAAGGAGATTGCATGTAGTAATTCCACATCCACCAAGCCGCACACAGCGCTACAGCAAACACAATTAAGGTTGAGAAATATTTTAATGTTTTCAAATTAGTACCCAATCAACAGTAGTAATGCGACAAAAATAGAAAGAATAAAGAGAGATAAATTCATCAAAGTCGGATGCCAGACTTCACCAGAATACATCCAATCACGTAATACTCGGTTAACGCCCGCCCAAATTAACAGCCCGAGAAGAAACGCTTTGAACATAGGTGGAAAATAGATGGATGCCCCGACAATCAAGTCAGGCAGTGGTAATCCAAAATGGAAAAAATCAATGTTCACATCATATACCTTTGGTGAGTGACCTTAGTGACAGCAGACAGCACGAACTGATATTTCACCTGTCAAATAACAAGTAAATACACAGTCCATGTATGATTCTAGCGTTTAAATGATTAGGGCGTGTTTATCTTTCGTGATGATTTTTGCAGCGGCTTTGGGATTTGCAGTGAGAAAATGTTTAAACAAAGAGTACCGCCAATCCAACGAATTAAGCGAAATTATACTCTGAACACCGTTTTTTGTTTAGTTCATTTCCTTATAAAAAAAGCAGACTTAGAACAAAAAGCGCACTCATCGGTGCGCTTTTTGAACGATTATTGATATGGCTTATGCCACGCTGACTCTCATAATCACTTGTTCATTCAAATTGATTTCTAATGCCACTTCATCACAAGCATGTTGACGTGGACATTGGTCGCAATCTTTCAGTACCTTTTCTGGTAATAAGGTTTTCGAAGTCGGAATAAAGTC comes from the Vibrio gangliei genome and includes:
- a CDS encoding FUSC family protein, with translation MTFQWLDIRQTPWGRATAPQWRYALRNSIAIILALYIGFVLELDKPYWAMTSAAVVGFPTFGGVISKSLGRIVGSFIGAFASILIVGYSINEPWLFVFYMAMWLSICTYVASHFENNVAYAFALSGYTAAIISYGMVNTTDIHTLFTVAQARVCEVVLGIVCAGVMMMILPSTSDGQTLLSTLRNTQNRLLEHFNLLLQSDHPNQETIGQSHHSMINQILSMNLLRIQAFWTHKQLREQDPYLHHVLQQQLSITSSMSSLRRMLLNWPEAPQEIKETLLELQTFLASANVNQYELCKILATIRPQEQHDYKYHAFWLRLREFCKAFLRTEQILQGLENGTKTGVIQLGVMPKRSRVRRHTDSIEALLNAFRTFSCLMLVSVFWIESNWSMGYGAAMLAGVSCVLFATYPVAKPAMLAQTNALVALFVVCFFLKFGLMVQVSEFVQFAVVIFVFLITAHLLRLQYPKQGAFWALLVVMLGSFMMITNPPTYDFGTYLNSGIAMLIGSIVPIFAFGIIKPSSDRRKGLRIAKFLRMSMVYQLSENGKIDGAEFEGLVFDGINRLSQSQDKDTRIGLLRLGIVILNCHSIVERLRQQHNEEARLVLTEVTHYLTVVFKNIRIRQAYFKSHDWHFHYQQDEGILTDSLQHIQVLGEQLARSGEVKLAGLIWRLHCSLLPLQQIKLNKEVTEMELSTQ
- a CDS encoding efflux RND transporter periplasmic adaptor subunit: MKTLKYFSTLIVFAVALCAAWWMWNYYMQSPWTRDGKIRADVVDIAANVNGVVVNLPIRDNQFVKKGDLLMEIDPVPFEIEIKEADASLATAKSNLEKANNEYTRRRNMRANVISKEELDEARIAANSAQAQLKSAQASLEKAHWKLSQSKVYAPVDGYISHLKAKEGRYALLGVAMIGLIDANSFYVQGYFEETKLKHIQKGNKADITLYSNQQKLTGVVESIGRGIVDQSESASSELLANIQPNVPWVRLAQRIPVRFKLTDLPTDLRLIAGTTCTISVHYE
- a CDS encoding DUF1656 domain-containing protein, with product MNIDFFHFGLPLPDLIVGASIYFPPMFKAFLLGLLIWAGVNRVLRDWMYSGEVWHPTLMNLSLFILSIFVALLLLIGY